In Dendropsophus ebraccatus isolate aDenEbr1 chromosome 14, aDenEbr1.pat, whole genome shotgun sequence, the following proteins share a genomic window:
- the LOC138772921 gene encoding dentin sialophosphoprotein-like — protein sequence MKSVTILLLVVFASFFVAAQEKSNEESAETVPDQSKEETSPDQTKKETGLDQSNSETSTDQSNDETSTEQSNDETSTEQSNDETSTEQSKDESNPDQSKDETNPDQSKDESNPDQSKDETNPDQSKDESNPDQSKDESNPDQSKDETKPDQSKDETNPDQSKDESNPDQSKDETIPDQSKDESNPDQSKDESNPDQSKDETNPDQSKDVTNPDQSKDESNPDQSKDETIPDQSKDESNPDQSKDESNPDQSKDESNPDQSKDETIPDQSKDETSTDQSKDESSLDQSNEESSLDQSKDESSLDQSKDESSLDQSKDETSPDQSKDETSPEQSKDETSPEQSKDESNPDQSKDETSPVQSNDETSPDQSKDETNPDQSKDESNPDQSKDETSPEQSKDETSPEQSKDETSPVQSNDETSSKQPKEEASPEQSKDETSPDQSKNEELSSPEDAPHVTSGEAPAPSNKKDVEPVKAVSADTISKPSTNLGGKGKGSHPNRGPFKLFPWLKIV from the exons ATGAAGTCAGTCACCATTCTCCTCCTGGTGGTTTTTGCCAGCTTCTTCG TTGCTGCTCAGGAGAAGTCCAATGAAGAGTCT GCTGAAACCGTTCCAGACCAATCCAAAGAGGAAACCAGTCCTGACCAAACCAAAAAGGAAACCGGCCTTGACCAATCTAATAGTGAAACCAGTACTGACCAATCTAATGATGAAACCAGTACTGAACAATCTAATGATGAAACCAGTACTGAACAATCTAATGATGAAACCAGTACTGAACAATCTAAAGATGAATCCAATCCTGACCAATCTAAAGATGAAACCAACCCTGACCAATCTAAAGATGAATCCAATCCTGACCAATCTAAAGATGAAACCAATCCTGACCAATCTAAAGATGAATCCAATCCTGACCAATCTAAAGATGAATCCAATCCTGACCAATCTAAAGATGAAACCAAGCCTGACCAATCTAAAGATGAAACCAACCCTGACCAATCTAAAGATGAATCCAATCCCGACCAATCTAAAGATGAAACCATTCCCGACCAATCTAAAGATGAATCCAATCCTGACCAATCTAAAGATGAATCCAATCCTGACCAATCTAAAGATGAAACCAATCCTGACCAATCTAAAGATGTAACCAACCCTGACCAATCTAAAGATGAATCCAATCCTGACCAATCTAAAGATGAAACCATTCCCGACCAATCTAAAGATGAATCCAATCCTGACCAATCTAAAGATGAATCCAATCCTGACCAATCTAAAGATGAATCCAATCCTGACCAATCTAAAGATGAAACCATTCCCGACCAATCTAAAGATGAAACCAGTACTGACCAATCTAAAGATGAATCCAGTCTTGACCAATCTAATGAAGAATCCAGTCTTGACCAATCTAAAGATGAATCCAGTCTTGACCAATCTAAAGATGAATCCAGTCTTGACCAATCTAAAGATGAAACCAGTCCTGACCAATCTAAAGATGAAACCAGTCCTGAGCAATCTAAAGATGAAACCAGTCCTGAGCAATCTAAAGATGAATCCAATCCTGACCAATCTAAAGATGAAACCAGCCCTGTCCAATCTAATGATGAAACCAGTCCTGACCAATCTAAAGATGAAACCAACCCTGACCAATCTAAAGATGAATCCAATCCCGACCAATCTAAAGATGAAACCAGTCCTGAGCAATCTAAAGATGAAACCAGTCCTGAGCAATCTAAAGATGAAACCAGCCCTGTCCAATCTAATGATGAAACCAGTTCTAAACAACCTAAAGAGGAAGCCAGTCCTGAGCAATCTAAAGATGAAACGAGCCCTGACCAATCTAAAAATGAAGAACTTTCTTCTCCTGAAGATGCTCCACATGTAACG AGTGGAGAAGCCCCTGCACCTTCCAATAAGAAAGATGTTGAACCTGTTAAAGCTGTTTCG GCTGATACCATTTCTAAGCCATCTACAAATCTTGGTGGCAAAGGTAAAGGGAGCCATCCAAATAGAGGCCCTTTCAAGCTCTTTCCCTGGCTTAAGATCGTTTGA